A region of the Streptomyces durocortorensis genome:
TCGGCGATGTCGTGGACCGGGCGGGCAAAGCCCGGCTGCTGCGCAGCTTCGCCGAGCAGGCGGGGGTTCCGCTGGCGCAGACGGTGGCCATCGGGGACGGGGCGAACGACCTCGACATGCTGAACACCGCCGGGCTCGGCGTGGCGTTCAACGCCAAGCCGGTGGTCCGCGAGGCGGCGCACACCGCGGTGAACGTGCCGTTCCTGGACACCGTGCTCTATCTGCTCGGCATCACCCGCGAAGAGGTCGAGGCGGCGGACGGCCTCGTCGACTGACGCCCACGGGCCTGCGGGCTCCACGGGCGTGCGGGCTCACAGGCTCAGGCATGCAGGCTTACGGGAAGAGGCCCCGGCACCGAGGAGGTGCCGGGGCCCTGTGCGCGGTCGCGACCGCGTGCGTTCCCGCTGCTCAGCCGTTCGGTGTCCAGTACTCCGTGAGCTTGCCGGCCCCGTGCTCCACGCTCTTCCAGGAGCCGGGGAACTCCACCACGGCGTAGGCCGCCGTCGGGAATCCGTCCCGGGTCATCCTGGCCAGGGTGTCGCCCTCGGCCGATCCGGAGAGGGCGTCGGCGGCTCCGTGCATCCCCGGGTTGTGGCCGATGACCAGCAGGTTACGGACGTCGTCCGGGGTCTCGTTGAACAGGGCGATCAGGTCGCCGAGGGAGGCCTCGTACAGCCTCTCCTCGTAGACGGTCCGGGGGCGCTGGGTGAATTCATGCACCGCCAGCTTCCAGGTCTCCCGCGTCCTGACTGCGCTGGAACAGAGGGCCAGATCGAAATCGATGCCGGAGTCGGCGAGCCTGCGGCCGGCCACGGGCGCGTCCTTGCGGCCGCGCTCGGCCAGTGGACGCTCATGATCGGAAGCCTGTGACCATTCCGCCTTGGCATGCCGGAGAAGGACGATCCTGCGAGGTGTCTCGACGCTCATACACCTCAGCTTCGCATGAAATGCGGCCTGTGGCGCAGGGTGTTGACGTGCTCGTCCGGGGAGTTGACGCGCTGGTCCGGGGGCCTGGGGGTGCCTTCGCCTCAGCGGGCGAGCAAGTGGAACGTGTGCTCGATCAGCTGTCCGAGCGCGGGGGCGCTCGTGGCGGCGTGGGCCTGTCCGGGGTTGATGATCATCAGGAGGAGGGCGGCGAACGCGACGGCGGGCAGGGCGACGGCCCACCAGGGCAGCCGGACCTCGACGCCGTCCGCGGCAGGCCGGGGGGACCTTGGGTGCGTCGGTGTCGCCATGTCCGCCTCCGTGGGGCTTCGGGTCGTCGGTCGTTACCGAAGAACCTACGGTTCGGAGGCAGGCGGTCCCATCCGGTGACCCACCCACTTCACCCTGACCCTGGCCCCCTAGGGGACGGTGGGGCTGGCCCCACCCCCGCCCGGGGGACGTCACCTCCTGACACCAGGAGGTGACGTCAGGGGGAGGCGATCGCGGCGATCACACCGATGACCACGGTCACGAGAATCATCGCCCCGAACACGAGGAGAAGCTTCTTCTGGCCGTTCTGAGGATTCGGATCGAGCACTGGCATGGGGCCAGTCTCGCATCTCAGCACTCGTTCTCGATCGTCCGGTCCCGGCCGGCCAGGATTCCGGCCGCCATCTGGGGAATCATCAGGCCCGCCATCAGGGCGATCGGCAGCCCCCAGCCGCCACTGTGCTGGTAGAGCACGCCAACGAGAAGCGGGCCCGGAATCGAGAGCAGATAGCCGGTGGACTGGGCGAAGGCCGACAGCCGGACCACGCCCGCGCCGGTCCGCGCCCGCATGCCGATCATCGTGAGGGCCAGTGGGAAGGCGCAGTTGGCCACGCCGAGGAGCAGCGCCCAGGCCCAGGCCCCGGCGGCCGGGGCGAGGTAGAGGCCTCCGTAACCGATCAGGCCGCACAGGCCGAGGACGACGACGATGGGGCCCTGCTGCTTGAGCCGGGAGGCGACGCGGGGGATGACGAAGGCGAGCGGGACACCCATCGCCATGGTGACCGCGAGCAGGACGCCCGCCGTGCCCGCGGAGACCCCGGCGTCGCGGAAGATCTGCGGCATCCAGCCCATGGTGATGTACGCGGCGGTGGCCTGGAGCCCGAAGAAGAAGGCGAGGCCCCAGGCGGTCCGGCTGCGGGTGATCCGAAGCGCGGGCGCCTCGGCGGGGCGGATGCCGGATGCCCCGGTGGGGACGGTGGCAGGCCTGTCGGCGCGGCGGGTGCCGGGCGCCCCCGCCAAACGGTCTCCGGTCGCCCCGGGTACCCCCGCCGGGCGGTTTCCGGGCTGGCCGGGTGCGGGGGTGCGGTCGCGTACGAGGACGATCCAGGGCAGGACCGCGAGGGCGGCGAGCACGGCCCAGATCGCCAGGCCGGACTGCCAGTCGCCGCCGAGTGCGCCGGTGAGCGGGACGGTGACGGCGGCGGCCAGGGCGGTACCGAGGGCCAGGGCCATGGAGTACAGGCCGGTCATGGTGCCGACGCGGTCGGGGAACCAGCGCTTGACGATCACCGGCATCAGGATGTTGCTGACGGCGATGCCCATGAGGGCCAGCGCGCTGGCGGCCAGGAATCCGGCGGTGGAGCCGGCGTACGGACGGATCACCAGACCGGCCGCGATGGCCGCCATGCCCGCGCAGACGACGGTGCCCGCGCCGAAGCGGCGGGCGAGGCGCGGCGCCATGACCCCGAAGACCGCGAAGCAGAGCGGCGGTACGGAGGTGAGGACACCGGCCACGCTGCCGCTCATGTGCAGCCCCTCGCGGACCTCTTCGAGGAGGGCGCCGAGGCTGGTGATGGCGGGGCGGAGGTTCAGGGCGGCCAGGACGAGTCCCACGGCGATCAGGCGCAGCAGCCAGGGCGCGGGGGCCTCGCCCGTACCGGGGAGCCGCGGGGCGCGGGGGTCGTGGGGTGTGCGTGCGGCGGGGCCGCGGCTCAGGGTCGGGGTCTGTGTCTCGTCCGGCATGGAGTCATCATAGAATCATGGGATGATTGATTGTCCAATCCCGCCGATCCTCCGGATCCCCCGGCTCCCCTGAGAGAATCCGGCCCGGACCTGACAGCTCATGAGCAAGGAGCACCATGGCTCTGACGTCTCCACGGCGTTCGGCACTCTCCGACCAGGTGATCGCCCAGTTGCGGAACCAGATCACCTCGGGCGAGTGGCCGGTCGGCTCGCGGATCCCGACCGAGCCCGAGCTGGTCGAGCAGCTGGGCGTGGCTCGCAACACCGTGCGCGAGGCCGTGCGGGCCCTCGCGCACAACGGGCTGCTCGACATCCGGCAGGGGTCGGGCACCTATGTGATCGCCACGAGCGAGCTGGCCGG
Encoded here:
- a CDS encoding SixA phosphatase family protein; this encodes MSVETPRRIVLLRHAKAEWSQASDHERPLAERGRKDAPVAGRRLADSGIDFDLALCSSAVRTRETWKLAVHEFTQRPRTVYEERLYEASLGDLIALFNETPDDVRNLLVIGHNPGMHGAADALSGSAEGDTLARMTRDGFPTAAYAVVEFPGSWKSVEHGAGKLTEYWTPNG
- a CDS encoding SGM_5486 family transporter-associated protein, which codes for MPVLDPNPQNGQKKLLLVFGAMILVTVVIGVIAAIASP
- a CDS encoding CynX/NimT family MFS transporter; this translates as MPDETQTPTLSRGPAARTPHDPRAPRLPGTGEAPAPWLLRLIAVGLVLAALNLRPAITSLGALLEEVREGLHMSGSVAGVLTSVPPLCFAVFGVMAPRLARRFGAGTVVCAGMAAIAAGLVIRPYAGSTAGFLAASALALMGIAVSNILMPVIVKRWFPDRVGTMTGLYSMALALGTALAAAVTVPLTGALGGDWQSGLAIWAVLAALAVLPWIVLVRDRTPAPGQPGNRPAGVPGATGDRLAGAPGTRRADRPATVPTGASGIRPAEAPALRITRSRTAWGLAFFFGLQATAAYITMGWMPQIFRDAGVSAGTAGVLLAVTMAMGVPLAFVIPRVASRLKQQGPIVVVLGLCGLIGYGGLYLAPAAGAWAWALLLGVANCAFPLALTMIGMRARTGAGVVRLSAFAQSTGYLLSIPGPLLVGVLYQHSGGWGLPIALMAGLMIPQMAAGILAGRDRTIENEC